In Panicum virgatum strain AP13 chromosome 4N, P.virgatum_v5, whole genome shotgun sequence, a single window of DNA contains:
- the LOC120669959 gene encoding pyrophosphate--fructose 6-phosphate 1-phosphotransferase subunit beta-like: protein MAAAAVTSNGGAAAAANGPSPGRLASVYSEVQTSRLLHALPLPSVLRSDFSVVDGPASSAAGNPDEIAKLFPNLFGQPSASLVPSAEPAATRPLKVGVVLSGGQAPGGHNVICGIFDYLQERAKGSTMYGFKGGPAGIMKCKYVEFNSDFVYPYRNQGGFDMICSGRDKIETPEQFKQAEDTTNKLDLDGLVVIGGDDSNTNACLLAEYFRSKNMKTRVIGCPKTIDGDLKCKEVPTSFGFDTACKIYSEMIGNVMTDARSTGKYYHFVRLMGRAASHITLECALQTHPNAALIGEEVAAKKQTLKNVTDYLTDIICKRADLGYNYGVILIPEGLIDFIPEVQKLIAELNEILAHDVVDEAGAWKSKLESESRQLFDFLPKTIQEQLLLERDPHGNVQVAKIETEKMLITMVETELEKRKAEGRYHASFRGQSHFFGYEGRCGLPTNFDSSYCYALGYGSGTLLQSGKTGLITSVGNLAAPVEEWTVGGTALTSLMDVERRHGKFKPVIKKAMVELDGAPFKKFASMRNEWAIKNRYISPGPIQFSGPGSDDSNHTLMLELGAQA from the exons CTCCGTCGTCGACGGGCCCgccagctccgccgcgggcAACCCCG ATGAGATCGCCAAGCTCTTCCCCAACCTGTTCGGCCAGCCTTCGGCGTCGCTGGTGCCGTCGGCCGAGCCCGCGGCGACAAGGCCGCTCAAGGTCGGTGTCGTGCTCTCCGGTGGACAGGCGCCAGGCGGGCACAATGTGATCTGCGGCATCTTCG ATTACCTGCAGGAGCGTGCTAAAGGCAGCACTATGTATGGATTCAAGGGAGGTCCAGCTGGGATCATGAAGTGCAAGTATGTGGAGTTCAATTCTGACTTTGTATACCCCTACAGAAACCAG gGAGGATTTGATATGATCTGCAGCGGAAGGGACAAAATTGAAACGCCAGAGCAG TTCAAGCAAGCTGAAGACACAACCAACAAGCTTGATTTGGATGGACTTGTTGTCATTGGTGGTGATGATTCAAACACCAATGCCTGCCTCCTTGCAGAATATTTTAG ATCAAAAAACATGAAGACTCGTGTCATTGGCTGCCCAAAGACTATTGATGGAGATCTGAAATGTAAGGAGGTTCCCACAAGCTTTGGATTTGATACTGCTTGCAAG ATATACTCTGAAATGATCGGCAATGTCATGACTGATGCAAGGTCAACTGGAAAATACTACCACT TTGTGAGGCTTATGGGGCGTGCTGCTTCTCACATTACATTGGAGTGCGCTTTGCAAACACATCCTAATGCTGCACTCATTGGTGAAGAG GTTGCTGCAAAGAAGCAAACTCTCAAGAATGTCACAGACTACCTTACCGATATTATCTGCAAGCGTGCAGATCTTGGTTACAACTATGGTGTTATCCTTATACCAGAGGGCCTGATTGATTTTATCCCAGAG GTTCAGAAACTCATTGCGGAATTGAACGAAATTTTGGCACATGATGTTGTTGATGAGGCAGGGGCTTGGAAAAGCAAGCTTGAGTCAGAATCCAGGCAGCTGTTTGactttttgcccaaaaccattCAGGAGCAACTTTTGCTTGAAAGGGATCCTCATGGCAATGTTCAG GTTGCAAAAATTGAAACCGAGAAAATGCTTATTACCATGGTTGAAACTGAATTGGAGAAGAGAAAAGCTGAGGGGAGATACCATGCAAGCTTCAGAGGACAATCTCACTTCTTTGG ATATGAAGGAAGATGCGGTCTTCCTACTAATTTTGATTCTAGCTATTGCTATGCATTGGGCTATGGATCTGGTACCCTTCTCCAAAGTGGGAAGACAGGACTTATTACCTCG GTTGGCAACCTCGCTGCTCCTGTTGAAGAATGGACTGTTGGTGGAACTGCTTTGACTTCATTGATGGATGTTGAGAGGAGGCATG GCAAGTTCAAGCCAGTGATCAAGAAGGCTATGGTGGAACTTGATG GTGCACCTTTCAAGAAGTTTGCATCAATGCGAAATGAGTGGGCCATCAAGAACAGATACATCAGCCCTG GCCCCATCCAGTTCAGCGGACCTGGAAGCGACGATTCGAACCACACTTTGATGCTGGAACTTGGCGCACAGGCTTAG
- the LOC120670862 gene encoding probable galacturonosyltransferase-like 9, producing MGGEAMRAGVVAVLLAVAVSGAAAAGALPRFAEAPEYRNGEGCPAAAAAGVCDPGLVHIAMTLDAHYLRGSMAAVYSLLKHASCPDSIFFHFLAADPEPGLLRRAVAASFPSLRFEIYPFRAEAVAGLISASVRAALEAPLNYARNHLADLLPRCVPRAIYLDSDVLAADDVRRLWETRLPAAAVVAAPEYCHANFSRYFTPAFWSDPGLGARVFTGRRRPPCYFNTGVMVIDLRRWRAGNYRQRIERWMEIQKEKRIYELGSLPPFLLVFAGEVEAVDHRWNQHGLGGDNVHGSCRPLHDGPVSLMHWSGKGKPWDRLDAGRPCPLDHTWKSYDLYIPSDGSGAASPASGPALAASLFSW from the coding sequence aTGGGCGGCGAGGCGATGCGGGCCGGTGTTGTGGCGGTCCTCTTGGCCGTCGCGGtctcgggggcggcggcggcgggggcgctgcCGAGGTtcgcggaggcgccggagtaCCGGAACGGGGAGGggtgcccggcggcggcggcggccggggtgtgCGACCCGGGGCTGGTGCACATCGCCATGACGCTGGACGCGCACTACCTGCGCGGATCCATGGCGGCGGTGTACTCGCTCCTCAAGCACGCGTCCTGCCCGGACTCCATCTTCTTCCACTTCCTCGCCGCGGACCCGGAGCCGGGGCTGCTGCGGCGCGCGGTGGCAGCGTCGTTCCCGTCGCTGCGGTTCGAGATCTACCCGTTCCGCGCCGAGGCCGTGGCGGGGCTCATCTCGGCGTCCGTGCGCGCCGCGCTCGAGGCGCCGCTCAACTACGCGCGTAACCACCTGGCGGACCTGCTCCCGCGCTGCGTGCCCCGGGCGATATACCTCGACTCCGAcgtgctcgccgccgacgacgtcaGGCGGCTCTGGGAGACgcgcctgcccgccgccgccgtcgtcgcggcGCCCGAGTACTGCCACGCCAACTTCTCCCGCTACTTCACGCCGGCCTTCTGGTCCGACCCGGGCCTCGGCGCGCGCGTCTtcaccgggcgccgccgcccgccgtgctaCTTCAACACCGGCGTCATGGTCATCGACCTCCGCCGCTGGCGCGCCGGCAACTACCGCCAGCGCATCGAGCGCTGGATGGAGATCCAGAAGGAGAAGCGCATCTACGAGCTGGGTTCGCTGCCCCCGTTCTTGCTCGTCTTCGCTGGCGAGGTCGAGGCCGTCGACCACCGCTGGAACCAGcacggcctcggcggcgacaaCGTGCACGGCAGCTGCCGCCCGCTCCACGacgggcccgtcagcctcatgCACTGGTCGGGCAAGGGCAAGCCGTGGGACCGCCTCGATGCCGGCAGGCCGTGCCCGCTCGACCACACCTGGAAGTCGTATGACCTCTACATCcccagcgacggcagcggcgccgcctcgccggcgtccgGGCCTGCATTGGCCGCATCCTTGTTTTCATGGTAG